ATATGGAGAAAAATCCAATTTTAATTGTAGATGATGATCAAGATATTGTTCGATTTGTGAACGTAAATTTAATGCAAGAAGGTTTTAAAGTTTTTAGTGCTCATAATGGAGAAGAGGCTTTAGAAATAATAAATAATAACAGAATTCAACTTGCTATTTTGGATATTATGATGCCACAAATGGATGGAATAGAATTGTGTAGAAGGATTAGAGAGAAACATAGTTTACCAATTATGTTTTTAAGCGCAAAATCATCGGACGTAGATAAGGTAATAGGATTTAGTACTGGAGCAGATGATTATATTGTGAAGCCGTTCAGTACAATTGAATTTATAGCGAGAGTGAAAGCTCAATTAAGAAGGTATACATATTTCAATCAAAATGCTGCCCAAGAAATAGAAAAGAAAATAAACATTAGAGGTTTAGAAATAGATGAAGTGTCTAGAACTGTAATGTTATATGGAGAAACAATCAATCTTACGAGAACTGAATATGATATTTTGTACTTAATGGCCGCTGTAAAGAATCGTGTATTTACTATTGAAGAAATATATGAGAGCGTTTGGAAAGAAAGGGCCTATGAAAGTAATAATACAGTAATGGTTCATATTGCAAGATTAAGAAATAAAATTGAAGAGAATCCAAAAGAACCGAAGTTTATACAAAATGTTTGGGGAGTCGGATATAAAATTGAAGATTAGATCTTTACAGGGTATTAGGGCGAAATTTTTTTTAGCTTTCATATGTAGTATCTTGTTAGCGACTGTAAGTATAATAGTGCTTCAAATTTTAGTTGGAAATATATATAGTCATGTTAATGCGTTAGAAGAAAAATATTCATTTTTATACTTTATAGTTTTTTTGATTTTTACTACGACATACTTTGCATGTATGACAAAAACAATGATGAAAAGATTGTCTGAAATTAATAAGAACGTGAAGGAAATAAGTAATGGTAATTTTGAAGTACATATACCTATTTCAAAAAATGACGAGATTGGTGAATTAGCGACGAATGTAAATAGAATGGTCAAAAGTTTAAAAGAGTCTATCGAGAATGAAAAAAAATCACAGGAAATGAAAAATGAAATGATTAGTAATATTTCTCATGATTTACGAACGCCAGTAACATCTTTAATCGGTTATGCGGACCTGTTAGGAAATAAACTCCATTCGAATGGAGAAGAATGTGAACAGTATGTAAGTATATTAAAGCGAAAAAGTTATGAATTAAAACATCAAGTAGATGATTTATTAGAATACTGTCAAATAAATTATAGAGAGATTGAATTACATAAAGATGAAGTAGATATGAAAGCATTAATTGAACAAATCATGATTGGCTTTGTACCACAATTAGATGATGCTAATATGAGCTTTTATATTAAAAGTGATGAAGTGCTGTATGTAGAAGTTGATGTGGCACTTATAGTGAGACTATTTGAAAATATAATAGGTAATAGTATTATGTATGGAAAAGATGGAAAGGAAATTGCAATTGGAATTTCCAATAAAACAATGAATGTTGAAGTAGAAATTAAAAATTTTGGACAATGTATTCCGGAAGAGGACCTTCCTTACGTTTTTGAGAAATTTTATCGTAGTGAAAAATCACGTAGTTCTTATACTGGTGGGAAAGGAATGGGGCTTGCAATTTCAAAAAGTATAGCCGAGCTCCATCAAGGGGATCTAACTGTACGTAGTAACGATAAAGAAACAGTTTTCACTGTGAAATTACCGCAGTATAAAAAAGTAAGAAAGTCGTAAGTATTTCTTTTATATGTCGTAATTTTTACTTTGTATCATTGAGAAAAAGGATATGAGAGTAGGGATGCGACATGTGGAAGAAATTTTTATTAGTGATTATAGTTTCTTTTTTAATTATAAGTTGGATCTTAGTTTATGTAGCTAAAGGCGTTATATCAGTCATTTTTTGGTGGAGTATACAAGCCTTTAGCATAGTATCACTCTTTATTTTGATAGGATCAGTTTTACTATTTGTGTGGAAAGGGATTTTCAGAAAGCGAATAGATAGAGCGCTACTCTTCATCGTTCTTTTCTCTATAATTGGAGCTTGGCCTTTAGGGTGGTTTGCTAACATAG
This genomic interval from Bacillus thuringiensis contains the following:
- a CDS encoding response regulator transcription factor; this encodes MEKNPILIVDDDQDIVRFVNVNLMQEGFKVFSAHNGEEALEIINNNRIQLAILDIMMPQMDGIELCRRIREKHSLPIMFLSAKSSDVDKVIGFSTGADDYIVKPFSTIEFIARVKAQLRRYTYFNQNAAQEIEKKINIRGLEIDEVSRTVMLYGETINLTRTEYDILYLMAAVKNRVFTIEEIYESVWKERAYESNNTVMVHIARLRNKIEENPKEPKFIQNVWGVGYKIED
- a CDS encoding HAMP domain-containing sensor histidine kinase, which gives rise to MFGESDIKLKIRSLQGIRAKFFLAFICSILLATVSIIVLQILVGNIYSHVNALEEKYSFLYFIVFLIFTTTYFACMTKTMMKRLSEINKNVKEISNGNFEVHIPISKNDEIGELATNVNRMVKSLKESIENEKKSQEMKNEMISNISHDLRTPVTSLIGYADLLGNKLHSNGEECEQYVSILKRKSYELKHQVDDLLEYCQINYREIELHKDEVDMKALIEQIMIGFVPQLDDANMSFYIKSDEVLYVEVDVALIVRLFENIIGNSIMYGKDGKEIAIGISNKTMNVEVEIKNFGQCIPEEDLPYVFEKFYRSEKSRSSYTGGKGMGLAISKSIAELHQGDLTVRSNDKETVFTVKLPQYKKVRKS